The Oncorhynchus tshawytscha isolate Ot180627B unplaced genomic scaffold, Otsh_v2.0 Un_contig_3574_pilon_pilon, whole genome shotgun sequence genome segment aagaaagaaagaaatggggTTGAGAGAAAGAAGATTTACAGAGGTAGACTAATTTTCCCAAATGAGGTAGCAATATAACCAATTGAAAAATATTAACTATTATCAACTCCCTGTGAATAAGTACTTCATTAGCTAGTCGTCTCTGTCGGTTAGAGATCTGTGAATAAGTACTTCATTAGTTAGTAGTATCTGTCGGTTAGATATCTGTTCCATTTCACCTCTATGCTGCTATGGACAAGAGCATCTGTTAGACTAAAGGACTACATGCATAATTCACAGGATCTGATTGGAAGCCAGGGACTTTGTTTGATCTCTTCCCCCTGATAGTCATATGTTGTGAAAGACCTCGATGCCACCTTGTTGAAAGCTTTTAGCTACCACTATAAAACAAATCCCTCTGcgcgctctctccctcgctctctttcttctctccctctctctccctctctctttcttctctccctctctctctctctctccctctctctctctctctctctctctttcttctctctacctctctctttcttctctccctctctctctctctctccctctctctctctctctctccctctctctctctttcttctctccctctctctctctctccctccctctctctctctctctctccctccctctctctctccctccctctctctctctctctctctctctctctttcttctctctacctctttctctttcttctctccctctctctctccctctctctctctccctctctctctctccctctctctctttctctctctctctctctccctctctctctttcttctctccctctctctctttctctctctctctctctccctctctctctttcttctctccctctctctctttctctctctctccctctctctctttcttctctccctctctctctttcttctctccctctctctctttctctctctccctctctctctttcttctctcccctctctctctttctctctctcctctctctctttcttctctcctctctctctttcttctctcctctctctctttcttctctccctctctctctttctctctctccctctctctctttcttctctccctccctctctttcttctctccctctctctctttctctctctctctctctctctccctctctctctttcttctctccctctctctctttctctctctccctctctctctttcttctctcccctctctctctttctctctctcccctctctctctttcttctctccctctctctctttctctctctccctctctctctttcttctctccctctctctctctctccctccctctctctctctctctctccctccctctctctctctccctctctctctctctctctccctctctctctctttcttctctccctctctctctctctccctccctctctctctctctctctccctccctctctctctccctccctctctctctctctctctctctctctctttcttctctctacctctttctctttcttctctccctctctctctctctctctctctctctccctctctctctctccctctctctctctccctctctctctttctctctctctctctctcctctctctctttcttctctcccctctctctttctctctctctctctctccctctctctctttcttctctccccctctctctctttctctctctccctctctctctttcttctctccctctctctctttcttctctccctctctctctttctctctctccctctctctctttcttctctccctctctctctttctctctctccctctctctctttcttctctccctctctctctttcttctctccctctctctctttcttctccctctctctctttcttctctccctctctctctttctctctctcccctctctctctttcttctctccctccctctctttcttctctccctctctctctttctctctctctctctctccctctctctcttccttctctccctctctctctttctctctctccctctctctctttcttctctccctctctctctttcttctctccctctctctctttctctctctccctctctctctttcttctctccctctctctctttctctctctccctctctctctttcttctctccctctctctctttcttctctccctctctctctttcttctctccctctctctctttcttctctctctctctctctttcttctctccctctctctctttcttctctctctctctctctccctctctctctccctctctctctttcttctctccctctctctctccctctctctctccctctctctccctctctctctttcttctctccctctctctctctccctccctctctctctctctctccctcctctctctctccctccctctctctctctctctctctctctttcttctctctacctctttctctttcttctctcctctctctctctctctctctccctctctctctctccctctctccctctctctctttctctctctctctctctccctctctctctttcttctctccctctctctctttctctctctctctctctccctctctctctttcttctctccctctctctctttctctctctccctctctctctttcttctctccctctctctctttcttctctccctctctctctttctctctctccctctctctctttcttctctcctctctctctttctctctctccctctctctctttcttctctccctctctctctttcttctctccctctctctctttcttctctccctctctctctttcttctctccctctctctctttctctctctccctcctctctttcttctctcctctctctctttctctctctccctctctctctttcttctctccctctctctctttctctctctccctctctctctttcttctctccctctctctctttcttctctccctctctctctttcttctctccctctctctctttcttctctctctctctctctttcttctctccctctctctctttcttctctctctctctctctcccctctctctccctctctctctttcttctctccctctctctctccctctctctctccctctctctctccctctctctctttcttctctccctctctctctctccctccctctctctctctctctccctccctctctctctccctccctctctctctctctctctctctctttcttctctctacctctttctctttcttctctccctctctctctctctctctctctccctctctctctctccctctctccctctctctctttctctctctctctctctctccctctctctctttcttctctccctctctctctttctctctctctctctctccctctctctctttcttctctccctctctctctttctctctctcctctctctctttctttctccctctctctctttcttctctcctctctctctttctctctctccctctctctctctttcttctctcctctctctctttctctctctccctctctctctttcttctctccctctctctctttcttctctccctctctctctttcttctctccctctctctctttcttctctccctctctctctttctctctctccctcactctctttcttctctccctctctctctttctctctctcctctctctctttcttctctccctctctctctttctctctctccctctctctctttcttctctccctctctctctttcttctctccctctctctctttcttctctccctctctctctttcttctctctctctctctctttcttctctcctctctctctttcttctctctctctctctctccctctctctctccctctctctctttcttctctccctctctctctccctctctctctcctctctctccctctctctctttcttctctccctctctctctttctctctctctctctctctccctctctctctttcttctctccctctctctctttctctctccctctctctctttcttctctccctctctctctttcttctctccctctctctctttctctctctccctctctctctttcttctctccctctctctctttcttctctccctctctctctctctttcttctctccctctctctctttcttctctctctctctctctccctctctccctctctctctttcttctctccctctctctttctctctctccctctctctctttcttctctccctctctctctttctctctctccctctctctctttcttctctccctctctctctttcttctctccctctctctctttctctctctccctctctctctttcttctctccctctctctctttcttctctccctctctctctttcttctctccctctctctctttcttctctccctctctctctttctctctctccctcactctctttcttctctccctccctctctttcttctctccctctctctctttctctctctctctctccctctctctctttcttctctccctctctctctttctctctctccctctctctctttcttctctccctctctctctttcttctctccctctctctctttctctctctccctctctctctttctctctctccctctctctctttctctctctccctctctctctttcttctctcccctctctctctttctctctctccctctctctctttcttctctccctctctctctttctctctctccctctctctctttcttctctccctctctctctttcttctctccctctctctctttcttctctccctctctctctttcttctctccctctctctctttctctctctccctcctctctttcttctctccctccctctctttcttctctccctctctctctttctctctctctctctccctctctctctttcttctctccctctctctctttctctctctccctctctctctttcttctctccctctctctctttcttctctccctctctctctttctctctctccctctctctctttcttctctccctctctctctttctctctctccctctctctctttcttctctccctctctctctttcttctctccctctctctctttcttctctccctctctctctttcttctctctctctctctctttcttctctccctctctctctttcttctctctctctctctctcctctctctctccctctctctctttcttctctccctctctctctccctctctctctccctctctctccctctctctctttcttctctcctctctctctctcttctctctctctctctctccctctctctctttcttctctccctctctctctttctctctctccctctctctctttcttctctccctctctctctttcttctctccctctctctctttctctctctccctctctctctttcttctctccctctctctctttcttctctccctctctctctctctttcttctctccctctctctctttcttctctctctctctctctccctctctccctctctctctttcttctctccctctctctctttctctctctccctctctctctttcttctctccctctctctctttctctctctccctctctctctttcttctctccctctctctctttcttctctccctctctctctttctctctctccctctctctctttcttctctccctctctctctttcttctctccctctctctctttcttctctctctctctctctccctcctctccctctctctctttctctctctccctctctctctttcttctctccctctctctctttcttctctctctctctctctccctcctctccctctctctctttctctctctccctctctctctttcttctctccctctctctctttctctctttctctctctccctctctctctttcttctctccctctctctctttcttctctccctctctctctttcttctctccctctctctctttctctctctccctctctctcttctctctctctctctctctctctttcttctctccctctctctctttctgtcggcACAGTCTTGTTCTCATTTTCTGTCCAGCCTCTGTGCTACTTCTGTCTATATTTCTCATGGTTCTCTAGGGTTTAAAGTCATAAAGGACCTACATTTACCATTTTACTTGATGTATTTTATTTGACCCTTATTTGACCCGATACGTTGACTGAGGGCTTTTTGTACCTTCATGATGCCGTTCCAGTTGTCTCCGGTGGAGACCTGGAAGAGGGTGAGAAAGGCCATGCCAAAGTTCTCGAAGGTGGCGTGCCGACTCATGCCCTCACACGGGTAGTCAGCATTACACactgagagatggaggggagggagggaaggagaaagagtgagaggtgggaggagaacgAGAGAGTGAAGGGAGTTGGGATGCAGAGAAAGGTTTGAGAAGAGATTCATTTATCACTGTTCAACAAAATATAAATAAACATAAGACTTGCTTCCTTATTTCTGACAGTTCACTGCCATTTTTGAATGAGTATTTGTTTTGGGCCAAAGATAAGGGTATAGAGCCTCAGGAAAATGTATTGTTAGCCTAATTATCAAGGATGAGATGTGtttgttcagtacagtacattttGGTTATACATTTagcctttttttaaatcaaggatGTGAGGTTTttattcagtacagtacattttGGTTATACATTTAGCCTTTTTATCAAGGATGAGaggttttgttcagtatagtacatTTTAGTTATACATTTAGCCTTTTTTTAATCAAGGATGTGAGGTTTttattcagtacagtacattttGGTTATACATTTAGCCTTTTTATCAAGGATGAGaggtttttgttcagtatagtacatTTTGGTTATACATTTAGCCTTTTTTAATCAAGGATGTGAGGTTTttattcagtacagtacattttGGTTATACATTTAGCCTTTTTATCAAGGATGAGaggtttttgttcagtatagtacatTTTGGTTATACATTTAGCCTTTTTATCAAGGATGTGAGGTTTTTATTCAGTACAGTTCATTTTGGTTATACATTTAGCCTCTTTATCAAGGATGTGAGGTTTTTATTCAGTACAGTTCATTTTGGTTATACATTTAGCCTCTTTATCAAGGATGAGAgtttttattcagtacattttcTATTATTGTTAGCGGTTTTAAGGTACTATTACAACAGACTCACCCAGCTCTCCAAACAGTTCTACCCCCAGAGCAGCGTAGATGAAGAACAGCAACATAAACAACAGGCCCAGGTTCCCCACCTGACACACAGACAACCAATCAACAATCAATACAGAGACAGGCAACCAATCAGCAGTCAATACAGGTTGTCATACTTCCTGCTTTGGGACACATTCAGCCAATCCGTGCTCAATAAGGACAGTTCAACCTCCACAGGAAGGAGGGAAATACAGTGCAGCAGGTCTGAGTGCACTGAGTCAAAGCACTGGTTGAAAGCACAGTGGCAACCTTGAACATGAGGTATAACCAGGCTGACATGACAAGGCCCCCCTAAGGACCTTACTAATGATTATATGGGTGATTTGGCTTGAATCACTAGAAGAAATGGACCTGAACCGAAACAACCCTCCCAACAACAGCAATGGAAAACCAATGAGGCCTGTCAGGGAAGGATTGGCTGAAAGAAAATAACATGGATAAAAAGCACATTGATTTGAGGCAGAAAATAATCCAGGGAGATgtagtatcctgtgtgtgtgtgtctgtgtattatcctgtgtgtgtgtgtctgtgtgtctgtgtattatcctgtgtgtgtatgtctgtgtattatcctgtgtatgtgtgtctgtgtgtgtgtctgtgtgttatcctgtgtgtgtgtgtctgtgtattatcctgtgtatgtgtgtctgtgtgtgtgtctgtgtgttatcctgtgtgtgtgtctgtgtattatcctgtgtgtgtgtgtctgtgtattatcctgtgtgtgtatgtctgtgtattatcctgtgtatgtgtgtctgtgtgtgtgtctgtgtattatcctgtgtgtgtgtgtctgtgtgtgtgtctgtgtattatcctgtgtgtgtgtgtgtgtgtattatcctgtttgtgtgtgtctgtgtgtgtgtctgtgtattatcctgtgtgtgtgtgtctgtgtattatcctgtgtgtgtgtgtctgtgtattatcctgtttgtgtgtgtctgtgtgtgtgtctgtgtattatcctgtgtgtgtgtgtcggtgtattatcctgtgtatgtgtgtctgtgtgtgtgtctgtgtattatcctgtgtgtgtgtgtctgtgtattatcctgtgtgtgtgtgtctgtgtgtgtgtctgtgtattatcctgtgtgtgtgtgtctgtgtattatcctgtgtgtgtgtgtgtgtattatcctgtgtgtgtgtgtctgtgtattatcctgtgtgtgtgtgtgtctgtgtgtgtgtctgtgtattatcctgtgtgtgtgtgtctgtgtattatccctgtgtgtgtgtgtctgtgtattatcctgtttgtgtgtgtctgtgtgtgtgtctgtgtattatcctgtttgtgtgtgtctgtgtattatcctgtgtgtgtgtgtctgtgtattatcctgtgtgtctgtctgtgtattatcctgtgtgtgtgtctgtgtgtgtgtctgtgtattatcctgtgtgtgtctgtgtgtgtgtctgtgtattattctgtgtgtgtgtgtctgtgtgtgtgtctgtgtattatcctgtgtgtgtgtgtctgtgtattatcctgtgtgtgtgtctgtgtattatcctgtttgtgtgtgtctgtgtgtgtgtctgtgtattatcctgtttgtgtgtgtctgtgtattatcctgtgtgtgtgtgtctgggtattatcctgtgtgtgtgtgtctgtgtattatcctgtttgtgtgtgtctgtgtgtgtgtctgtgtattatcctgtgtgtgtctgtgtattatcctgtttgtgtgtgtctgtgtattatcctgtgtgtgtgtgtctgtgtattatcctgtgtgtgtctgtgtattatcctgtgtgtgtgtgtgtgtctgtgtattatcctgtgtgtgtgtgtctgtgtgtgtgtctgtgtattatcctgtgtatgtgtctgtgtattatcctgtctgtgtgtgtctgtgtattatcctgtgtgtctgtgtattatcctgtgtgtgtgtctgtgtattatcctgtgtgtgtgtgttctgtgtgtgtgtctgtgtattatcctgtgtgtgtgtgtgtgtgtgtctgtgtgtgtgtctgtgtattatcctgtgtgtgtgtgtctgtgtgtgtgtctgtgtattatcctgtgtgtgtgtgtctgtgtgtgtgtctgtgtattatcctgtgtgtgtgtgtctgtgtgtgtgtctgtgtattatcctgtgtgtgtgtgtgtgtctgtgtgtgtctgtgtattatcctgtgtgtgtgtgtctgtgtgtgtgtctgtgtattatcctgtgtgtgtgtgtctgtgtattatcctgtgtgtgtgtgtctgtgtgtgtgtctgtgtattatcctgtgtgtgtgtgtgtctgtgtgtgtctgtgtattatcctgtgtgtgtgtgtctgtgtattatcctgtgtgtgtgtgtctgtgtgtgtgtctgtgtattatcctgtgtgtgtgtgtgtctgtgtgtgtgtctgtgtattatcctgtgtgtgtgtgtctgtgtattatcctgtgtgtgtgtgtctgtgtgtgtgtctgtgtattatcctgtgtgtgtgtgtctgtgtattatcctgtgtgtgtgtgcatacgtagCGGATTGCGTAGGTgtatctgggtgtgtgtgtgtgtgttgctatccAAGGAGATACAAAGCAACCGTGGTAAAACACCCCAAGGTATCAAGTCAAATGAGAGTAGTTTCTAATTCTGTGTACATTAACAGTGTATACTAACTAGTGGGAGATCGATACTCTCAAATGAGAGTAGTTTCTAAGCCTGTGTACATTAACAGTATATACTAACTAGTGGGAGATCGATACTCTCAAATGAGAGTAGTTTCTAAGCCTGTGTACATTAACAGTATATACTAACTAGTGGGAGATCGATACTCTCAAATGAGAGTAGTTTCTAAGCCTGTGTACATTAACAGTATATACTAACTAGTGGGAGATCGATACTCTCAAATGAGAGTAGTTTCTAAGCCTGTGTACATTAACAGTATATACTAACTAGTGGGAGATCGATACTCTCAAATGAGAGTAGTTTCTAAGCCTGTGTACATTAACAGTATATACTAACTAGTGGGAGATCGATACTCTCAAATGAGAGTAGTTTCTAAGCCTGTGTACATTAACAGTATATACTAACTAGTGGGAGATCGATACTCTCAAATGAGAGTAGATTCTAAGCCTGTGTACATTAACAGTATATACTAACTAGTGGGAGATCGATACTCTCAAATGAGAGCAGTTTCTAAGCCTGTGTACATTAACAGTATATACTAACTAGTGGGAGATCGATACTCTCAAATGAGAGTAGTTTCTAAGCCTGTGTACATTAACAGTATATACTAACTAGTGGGAGATCGATACTCTCAAATGAGAGTAGTTTCTAAGCCTGTGTACATTAACAGTATATACTAACTAGTGGGAGATCGATACTCTCAAATGAGAGTAGTTTCTAAGCCTGTGTACATTAACAGTATATACTAACTAGTGGGAGATCGATACTCTCAAATGAGAGCAGTTTCTAAGCCTGTGTACATTAACAGTATATACTAACTAGTGGGAGATCAATACTCTCAAATGAGAGTAGTTTCTAAGCCTGTGTACATTAACAGTATATACTAACTAGTGGGAGATCGATACTCTCAAATGAGAGTAGTTTCTAAGCCTGTGTACATTAACAGTATATACTAACTAGTGGGAGATCGATACTCTCAAATGAGAGTAGTTTCTAAGCCTGTGTACATTAACAGTATATACTAAAGTGGGAGATCGATACTCTCAAATGAGTGTAAGAAGAAAAGACATCCTCCTCTGAAACCAGATCCAAATGTAACAATCCAACTGCTTTTGGCTCAAAGTCAATGGGGAATAAAAAGTGAAAAGTTAATCCTCGCGACAAGACGTCTTATTCTCATAAAAATGGGCGG includes the following:
- the LOC121842376 gene encoding voltage-dependent T-type calcium channel subunit alpha-1I-like, which produces PVLKLLKMATGMRALLDTVVQALPQVGNLGLLFMLLFFIYAALGVELFGELVCNADYPCEGMSRHATFENFGMAFLTLFQVSTGDNWNGIMK